One Acidimicrobiales bacterium genomic window, TGGGCGCCCCGGCAGGTGGTCGAGCCGCGGCGCAGGCCCGACCGTGACCGCTGGCGCCAGATGGTGGCCCGATCCACCGGTACGGTGCCGGAGCTCAGCGCCGTCCAGTTCTGATCGGCGGTCCCCGCCCCGCTGCGGGCTGGTCGTCCCGCACCGGCGCCTCGGCGTCTCCGAGGGGCGCCGGGGTCAGGCGTTCGACAGCCGGGCCGTGGCCCGCCGGCCGGGGAGCTTCACCACCTCGATGGCGTTGGGCAGCTCGGCCTTGATGGCGTCGTCGTGGGTGACCACCAGCACCTGGCGGAACCGGCCCCGCAGGCGCTCGAGGGCGGCCAGCATGCGAGCCTTGCGGTCCTCGTCGAGGGGGCCGAACACCTCATCGAGCACCAGCAGGCCTACCGTGCCGCCCGACAGCAGACGCACGTGCTCGCTGATGGCAACGCGCACGGCCAGGTTGGCCAGGTCGGTCTCCGAGCCCGAGAAGCGCTGCATGCCATGGGCCCGGCCTCGGTCGCGGATCTGGATCTCGTAGGTCTCAGGGTCGAGCTCGAGCTGGTCGTACTCGCGGTCGGTGAGCTCGGCGAAGAGCTCGGCCGCGTGGGCCGACAAGCGGGGGCCGACCGTTCCCACCACGCCGTTGCGGAAGGCGTTGAGCAGCTCGGCCAAGCGGCTGAGATGGCGGGTCTCGTCGGTGAGAGTGGCCAGCATGGCGTGCTGCGCCTCGGCGTCGGCCAGGCGCTGTGTGGCCGCGTCGGCCTTGACGCGCGCCCGCTCGGCCTCGAGGCGGGCGCCGTGCGCGAGCTTGGCGGCCGCCTCGGCGGCCGCGGACGCGATGTCGCGCTCGACCCGGGCGTCGGTGTGGGCAGCCGGCTGGAAGCCGAGGTCGCGCGCCTGCTGACGGAGGGAGTCCAGCCGCGCGCCGATCTCGGCGTGGCGGGCCCGCTCGGCCTCGTGCTGCTGGGCCAGCACCGGCGACCGCTCCAGATGGGCGCGCAGGCGGGCCGCCTCGGTGGCCGCCGCCCGCCGTTGCTCCACCAGGGCCGCGGTCTCGTCGACCTCGCCCGGGCGATAGGCCCGGCCGAGCGCCGCCTCCGCCTCGGCCAGTGCCGCCCCGGCCGACGCCCGCCTCGCCCGGGCCTGCTCCGCCTCCGCCCACGCCGCGCGCGCCCGTTGGAGCTGGGACGCGGCTGCCCTGGCCGCCGACCTGGCCTCCTCGGTCACCGGCGCGAGGGTCGAGCGGCGCGCCTGGAGGGCAGCCACCCGATCCTGGCTGGCGGCGACATCGGCCGCCCGATGCGCCTGCACCTGGCCGAAGGCAGCGCCCAGCGCCTGGCCGCACAGCGGGCAGTCCGCCTCCCCCGAGAGGGCGGCGGACGACGAAGCCGCCCGCTCCGCCCGCTCGAGCTCGGCCCGGGCGGCCACGAGCTCGCCGTCGAGCGAGGCCAGCTGGTTCGCCGCTTCCTCGGCCGCGACCCGGGCCAGCTCGCAGCCTTCCTCGTCGGGGGGCGGCACCGCCTCCGGCGACGCAGCCCTGGCCACGGCGGCGGCCGCCGATGCCACCGCCCGGAGCAGGACCAGCTCGGCCTCCGCCTCGTCCAGTCCGGCGGCGGCCGGGGCCAGCGAGTCGAGGGTGGCCCGGGCCTCGGCCAGCCCGGCCAGGTCGGCCTCCAGCTCGGTGACGCGA contains:
- a CDS encoding SMC family ATPase — protein: MLLQRIYLRNYRTYEHELDLEIPPGLVGVYGPNGAGKSYLVESVLFSLWGKCRTSIADVRTTGVGGECVAEVQFEHEGHQYVVRRTVAGVNSTVRASAFADGQQMAEGVRDTARYVHSILGMDDAAFRSSVFAEQKQLAAFSEQRPQQRRDLVLKLLGVTPLDTARDDARRDARAARDRLDDLSKVLPDLDALRHAADDATAAADAAVVEAEAEDTAAEVARDRLATAQSTLEQLEDLRRRYEAVVAEGRAVKAEHDAASRRVTELEADLAGLAEARATLDSLAPAAAGLDEAEAELVLLRAVASAAAAVARAASPEAVPPPDEEGCELARVAAEEAANQLASLDGELVAARAELERAERAASSSAALSGEADCPLCGQALGAAFGQVQAHRAADVAASQDRVAALQARRSTLAPVTEEARSAARAAASQLQRARAAWAEAEQARARRASAGAALAEAEAALGRAYRPGEVDETAALVEQRRAAATEAARLRAHLERSPVLAQQHEAERARHAEIGARLDSLRQQARDLGFQPAAHTDARVERDIASAAAEAAAKLAHGARLEAERARVKADAATQRLADAEAQHAMLATLTDETRHLSRLAELLNAFRNGVVGTVGPRLSAHAAELFAELTDREYDQLELDPETYEIQIRDRGRAHGMQRFSGSETDLANLAVRVAISEHVRLLSGGTVGLLVLDEVFGPLDEDRKARMLAALERLRGRFRQVLVVTHDDAIKAELPNAIEVVKLPGRRATARLSNA